In the genome of Malania oleifera isolate guangnan ecotype guangnan chromosome 5, ASM2987363v1, whole genome shotgun sequence, the window ATTACCAGTTCAGAATTATGAACACCAcgacatacatacatgcatgcgtATGATCTATACGCGCAACACACCAGCAGAATCGACTCTCACGTACAGCAAGCCCACACGTACAATTTATTTATATTCCTATATATCTATAGGCTATAGCCACACACAAACCcctgatccccccccccccccccctaactcTTTGCTCTCTGCTCCCTCCCTCTCTGGGTATAGATagatttagtgggaatggtgatGGCCACCTGGTAGCTTTTCCTTTATCTTCTCCAACACTCCCTTCTTCTCATGCTCATGAGACTTCCCTCCGGCTCCTGCAGCAGGAGTGGTGGTGGTGGGAGTGGCGGCAGCGGCGGAGGCAGTAGTTGTAGCGTGTTCCCGATGCTCATCCTCTTCCTTGTGCTTTCCGCCGCCCAGCTTCTCCTTTATCTTCTCCTTCATTCCCTTCGTCTTCTTCCTcctcccaccttttccatcatcCTCCGACTGCACACTCGTGCCCAAATTATTCAAAACTACAAAATTTAGAAGTCgaaacttaaaaatatatatacaagagaGAAATTTCTCACCGAGCTAGAGCTGGGAATAGTACTAGAGCCTTTTTCTTCCCATGTAGAGCCTTCATGCTCACGTTCGTGGGTTTCTCCGGTAGCTGCGGCAGGGGCACCGCCGTGCTCCCCCGTGCCGGCAGCAGTGCCAGTGCTGGCTACGCCTGTAAGGTGCATGGGGCGGCCCCCCTCGTCGGTTAGCTGAACGGGGTGGCCGTGTTCGTCGGTGAGGCTAACTGGGTTGCCGTATTCGTCCTTTATGTCCGCCATTTTCAGATCGCCGATCGAAGCTGCTTTGGACTAGATCAGAAATTGAATGACCTCTTTGGAATATATGGGTCGGAAAGGATGAGGACGAGCGAGTCAGGACGGTGTCAGAGACACCTTTCTCCTGCATGTCACACGTGTCCTCTAGGTGCACATGTGGCAGTTTCTGTGTGCCACGTCATGATCTGGAGGACGCGTGTTGCACCACGTGCGTCTAACAAGTAACAACTGTCTCCCTGTCATATCTTGATGTCTATTTTTCAtcctccttttattatttttttgaaccattttttttctttttctttttggcaaAATGGTGGGACAATCAGCCATATAATTATGTACGTGACTATCAGTACATCTAATTAAATCGCAATaaagtaaatttaattattattctattttataattttttattttaaaattttttatttaaaaaataaatacattatttttattttttatgtatttaaatttatatatatattaaaaaataatactgaaaattgataataaaaaataaaactcaagCCGTAGATCTTATTTACTCgaagaaagggaaaaaataaattaagttaTTTAgtagaataaatataaaattgAGAGTATATATTTACCTGAAAAAGAAACACATATAAAGTTGACATATAAGTAAATTATAAAAatgtttcttaattttttataatgTGCGGCTTACCTAATAAATTATCAAGAATGTATCACCTGGGCATAAGCTCAGGTGGTAAGGAAGTTCATTGGACAGTCTTGGATAAAGGTGAAGTTTATGGTTCAAATCCTCGCCTGCAGTACATATCCGCGATTTACTTTTTACGTGTTAGTTGAGGGCGtatccaaaaaaatataataataattatgaaaataaattaattaattaaaaaataatactataatattaataataaaaatatatttatatacatttcCTAAtgaggaattattagaaaagttatttttaaaatatatattatggaTTTCATCATCTTTTCACAATTATTaggaaaatatctttttattatttatattgtaatattatTGTCACGTGAATTAAGAAATAAACTTTTATAATCTCCTTATATTTTaggacaaatatatatatatatatatatatatatttgagcaattatatatatattctcaattTTAAATCCATGGTATTAaagaattttatttattatttttcttttcttcaagtAAATAAGACTATGCTACCTCCCAAgcgcaaaatatatttttttaaacttttcggtatgattttttaaaaaaaaattataaatttgaatgcataaaaagaataaaaaaatgcatatatatcttatatatatTAGAAAGGAACAATTGATTATGATTTGTTGATGTGTTTATTTAAGAGTTGTCAGCATTTAATTGGATTAGTTTATAAATAATGTGGTAGACCTAATCTATTTAATACTTTCTTATTGATAAGAGACGTGTAAAAGAAG includes:
- the LOC131156481 gene encoding late embryogenesis abundant protein-like; protein product: MADIKDEYGNPVSLTDEHGHPVQLTDEGGRPMHLTGVASTGTAAGTGEHGGAPAAATGETHEREHEGSTWEEKGSSTIPSSSSSEDDGKGGRRKKTKGMKEKIKEKLGGGKHKEEDEHREHATTTASAAAATPTTTTPAAGAGGKSHEHEKKGVLEKIKEKLPGGHHHSH